A region of Nitrosomonas stercoris DNA encodes the following proteins:
- a CDS encoding peptide chain release factor RF1 has product MNQGIINQLVRLSVRLEELDQLLSNENVTADLDNYRKISRERSEIEPITELYHTYQQIEQDMITAREMSVDPEFREFAAAEIEADEQKLAVVETEILKLLLPKDPNDERNIFLEIRAGTGGDESALFAGDLFRMYSRYAEREGWRVEVVSQSPSEVGGYKEIIARIIGRGAYSRLKFESGAHRVQRVPVTETQGRVHTSTCTVAVLPEVDEISDIDLNPADLRIDTFRASGAGGQHINKTDSAVRITHLPTGIVAECQEGRSQHKNKAQAMSVLIARILDKQVSEQQAEQAAARKSLVGSGERSERIRTYNFPQGRVTDHRVNLTLYKIEQIMDGELEEICSALATEHQAAQLADMIEN; this is encoded by the coding sequence ATGAATCAAGGAATTATCAATCAGCTCGTCCGATTGAGTGTGCGCCTGGAAGAGCTGGATCAGCTGCTAAGTAATGAGAACGTGACAGCTGATCTGGATAACTACCGCAAAATTTCTCGTGAGCGATCGGAAATCGAGCCTATTACTGAGCTGTATCATACGTATCAACAAATTGAGCAAGATATGATCACAGCCAGAGAAATGAGTGTTGATCCAGAATTTCGGGAATTTGCTGCCGCCGAAATTGAGGCGGATGAGCAAAAATTAGCAGTTGTTGAAACAGAAATACTGAAATTATTGTTGCCGAAAGATCCAAATGACGAACGCAATATTTTTCTGGAAATTCGTGCTGGCACTGGCGGGGATGAATCAGCTTTGTTTGCGGGTGATTTGTTTCGTATGTACAGCCGCTATGCCGAACGGGAAGGATGGCGAGTAGAAGTAGTTTCACAAAGCCCATCTGAAGTGGGAGGATACAAAGAGATTATTGCCAGGATTATTGGTCGTGGCGCTTATTCCAGGCTCAAATTTGAATCAGGCGCCCACCGGGTTCAGCGTGTTCCGGTGACAGAGACGCAAGGGCGGGTACATACTTCGACTTGTACTGTTGCGGTGTTGCCCGAGGTCGATGAAATCTCCGATATAGATTTGAATCCGGCTGATTTAAGGATTGATACCTTTCGTGCTTCCGGAGCGGGGGGGCAGCATATCAATAAAACAGATTCAGCTGTACGCATTACCCATTTGCCAACTGGTATTGTTGCTGAGTGTCAAGAAGGGCGCTCACAGCACAAGAATAAGGCGCAAGCAATGAGCGTATTGATAGCTCGTATTCTTGATAAGCAAGTGAGTGAGCAGCAAGCGGAACAGGCGGCCGCTCGTAAATCCTTGGTGGGAAGTGGCGAACGTTCGGAGCGAATTCGTACCTATAACTTTCCACAGGGCAGAGTGACAGATCATAGAGTGAATCTCACGCTCTATAAAATAGAGCAGATCATGGATGGAGAATTAGAGGAGATTTGCTCTGCCTTGGCGACTGAGCATCAAGCTGCACAGTTAGCTGACATGATTGAAAATTAA
- a CDS encoding release factor glutamine methyltransferase: MTQNFLKSPITIRELLRSAELLVSRIDARFLLQSVLNVEAAFLIAHADLLLGTEQIRRFQQLLARRIEGEPVAYLTGEKGFYDLVFEVTPDVLVPRPETELLVEIALSKIPLGQQCNILDLGTGSGAIAVTIAKHRPDAQVTAVDISSAALVVARKNAEKYAIKNIAFVEADWFSGFSSEKFAVIVANPPYITLGDPHLEEDGLRFEPFIALTAQENGLECICKIIIQAPDYLENAGWLMLEHGYDQASVCQELLDRTDFLSIFTQSDLAGIDRVTGGQYRPLKGAK; the protein is encoded by the coding sequence TTGACGCAAAATTTTCTGAAATCGCCCATTACCATTCGTGAGCTATTACGTAGTGCAGAACTACTTGTCAGCAGAATAGATGCACGTTTTTTGCTGCAAAGTGTACTGAATGTGGAAGCTGCTTTTTTGATTGCGCATGCGGATTTGCTACTGGGAACGGAACAAATCAGACGTTTTCAGCAATTGCTGGCAAGGCGCATTGAAGGTGAACCAGTTGCCTATTTAACTGGAGAAAAAGGATTTTACGACCTTGTTTTTGAGGTCACGCCTGATGTTCTAGTGCCACGTCCAGAAACAGAATTACTGGTGGAAATCGCGTTATCTAAAATTCCGTTGGGTCAGCAGTGTAATATTCTTGATTTGGGCACAGGCAGTGGTGCAATCGCCGTTACAATAGCCAAACATCGTCCGGATGCTCAAGTGACTGCGGTTGATATTTCTTCGGCGGCATTAGTGGTAGCACGCAAAAATGCCGAGAAATATGCCATAAAAAATATAGCATTTGTTGAAGCTGATTGGTTTTCAGGCTTTAGTAGTGAAAAATTTGCCGTTATTGTGGCCAATCCACCTTACATTACGTTAGGAGATCCGCATCTTGAAGAGGATGGTTTGCGTTTTGAACCTTTTATTGCGCTAACTGCTCAAGAGAATGGTTTGGAATGTATTTGCAAGATCATTATTCAGGCACCGGATTATTTGGAGAATGCAGGCTGGTTAATGCTGGAACATGGATATGATCAAGCAAGTGTCTGCCAGGAATTATTGGATAGGACCGATTTTCTCTCTATATTTACGCAATCTGATCTCGCTGGAATAGATCGAGTAACAGGGGGACAATATAGGCCATTAAAAGGAGCCAAATAA
- a CDS encoding glutaredoxin 4 produces the protein MDVTDSIEEQVATHPIVLYMKGTPQQPLCGFSAHAVQILGACGVEDFLAVNVLDDPEIRQGIKDYSNWPTIPQLYVNGEFVGGADIMNEMFQNGELKQLLEK, from the coding sequence ATGGATGTTACTGATTCTATTGAGGAACAAGTAGCAACACACCCAATCGTTTTGTATATGAAAGGTACACCACAACAACCGCTATGTGGTTTTTCTGCGCATGCTGTACAGATATTAGGAGCATGTGGTGTTGAGGATTTTCTGGCGGTGAATGTGCTGGATGATCCCGAAATAAGGCAAGGTATCAAGGATTACTCAAACTGGCCTACGATTCCTCAGTTGTATGTGAATGGAGAGTTTGTTGGTGGGGCAGATATCATGAACGAGATGTTCCAAAATGGTGAGTTGAAACAATTGCTCGAGAAATAA
- a CDS encoding inner membrane protein YqaA, producing MDESASLLALFTSSFLAATLLPGGSEAVLIGVLIAHPDLFWPALNVATIGNTLGGLSSYIIGRLLPDEQALSKKLGRYMHGLRWTRQHGAPILFLSWLPLIGDVLCVAAGWLRMNWLAATFFIALGKFARYWVIASAIN from the coding sequence ATGGATGAAAGCGCTAGTTTGCTCGCTCTTTTCACGAGCAGTTTTCTTGCAGCAACGCTATTGCCAGGAGGATCAGAAGCAGTACTGATAGGTGTACTAATCGCTCATCCTGATTTATTCTGGCCAGCACTCAATGTCGCCACAATCGGCAACACGTTGGGAGGGTTAAGTTCTTATATCATTGGACGCTTGCTGCCTGATGAGCAAGCTTTGTCAAAGAAACTAGGACGTTATATGCATGGGCTCCGCTGGACACGCCAACATGGAGCTCCCATATTATTTCTATCCTGGCTGCCACTTATAGGTGATGTACTATGCGTCGCAGCCGGATGGTTGCGGATGAATTGGCTAGCGGCAACTTTTTTTATCGCACTGGGTAAATTCGCACGCTACTGGGTTATTGCTTCCGCAATAAACTGA
- a CDS encoding glutathione S-transferase GST-6.0, protein MLIYDAHSPAPRCLRMFLLEKQLQLPAITVDVMTGENRQSTYLAVNPTGQTPSLRLDDDSVLTEAVTIAEYLEELHPSPVLIGSTPEQRAQTRQWWRRVELNITEFIHNAFHYAEGLARFESRIPVVPEGADGLKRVAQDRLRWLDNMFGTGPYLCGQRFTAADIWLYVWLDFGQSVNQPFDHNLPNIGPWFERIAARASAKQSRTLLAT, encoded by the coding sequence GTGTTGATTTATGATGCACATAGTCCTGCGCCGCGTTGTTTAAGGATGTTTTTACTAGAAAAACAATTACAGTTACCTGCTATAACTGTCGATGTTATGACTGGAGAAAATCGTCAATCCACCTATTTGGCAGTTAATCCTACGGGACAAACCCCTTCTTTGCGCTTGGATGACGATAGTGTATTGACGGAAGCAGTTACCATTGCGGAATATCTGGAGGAGTTGCATCCCTCTCCGGTTTTAATTGGGAGTACACCTGAACAACGTGCGCAGACGCGGCAATGGTGGCGCCGTGTGGAGCTGAATATTACCGAATTTATCCATAATGCTTTTCATTATGCTGAAGGTTTAGCTCGATTCGAATCGAGAATACCGGTGGTACCAGAAGGTGCTGATGGATTAAAGCGGGTGGCACAAGATCGTTTACGTTGGCTAGATAATATGTTTGGCACGGGACCGTATTTGTGTGGTCAGCGTTTTACTGCTGCTGATATTTGGTTGTATGTATGGCTGGATTTTGGTCAATCGGTTAATCAACCTTTTGATCATAATCTGCCCAATATTGGGCCGTGGTTTGAGCGTATTGCTGCGCGAGCTAGTGCAAAACAGAGTAGAACATTATTGGCAACATAA
- a CDS encoding long-chain-fatty-acid--CoA ligase FadD15, producing MDIISIDAVKTLDGLFRERVKRTPQAIAYRAYDVNQEAWVDYTWVEMDNAVKCWQTALSQENLASGDRVAIMVRNCPQWVMFEQAALGLGLVVVPLYTEDRAENAAWCLGDAGASLLLLENMTQWEALRNVIGQLTQLKRVVILNATAQDIQQTGDQRVVASSTWLPEAAKNIPSAQNDPHALATIIYTSGTTGRPKGVMLSQHNILSNAYACSQIVTVAPDDLLLSFLPLSHTFERTAGYYTPMLCGATIAYARSIQQLAEDLQIIRPTILISVPRIYERIYAGMETKLAEGSAIARLLFKLAVNVGYSRFEHQQKRAGWKLSHLLWPLLDRLVARKLMDKLGGRLWQVMSGGAALSPEVSQVFIGLGLPILQGYGLTETSPVVSANRLNDNLPSSVGCPVPGVEVKLGEQNALLIRGPNVMLGYWNNPEATRAILSDDGWLNSGDTAHIDQQGRITITGRLKDIIVTSTGEKIPPADMEAAILRDPIFEQVMVVGEGRSYLSALVVLSKHGWEKIATRCNAKNDPTTLVNNEYAEEIVLEKISQQISGFPGYAKVHRALLIAEPWTIENEMLTPTLKLRRNKIHEYYQAEIDQFYASR from the coding sequence ATGGACATAATCTCAATTGATGCTGTCAAGACATTGGATGGATTGTTTAGAGAACGTGTCAAACGTACGCCACAAGCAATTGCCTACCGTGCTTACGACGTCAATCAAGAAGCTTGGGTAGACTACACATGGGTGGAGATGGATAACGCTGTGAAATGTTGGCAAACAGCTCTTTCCCAGGAAAATCTGGCTTCTGGTGATCGAGTGGCCATCATGGTACGCAACTGCCCACAATGGGTTATGTTTGAACAGGCAGCACTTGGATTAGGCCTGGTAGTGGTGCCACTTTATACCGAAGATCGGGCAGAAAATGCTGCCTGGTGTCTAGGGGATGCTGGCGCTAGTTTACTGCTACTGGAAAACATGACGCAGTGGGAAGCTTTGCGTAACGTTATTGGGCAACTTACCCAGTTAAAACGCGTTGTCATTCTGAATGCTACCGCGCAAGATATCCAGCAAACCGGAGATCAACGAGTTGTAGCATCCTCCACCTGGTTACCAGAAGCCGCAAAAAATATACCATCAGCACAAAACGATCCACATGCGTTAGCGACTATTATCTATACCTCAGGAACGACAGGGCGCCCTAAAGGCGTCATGTTAAGTCAACATAACATCTTATCTAACGCATACGCTTGTTCACAAATTGTGACGGTGGCTCCAGATGATTTGTTACTGTCATTTTTACCACTATCCCATACGTTCGAACGCACCGCCGGCTATTACACACCGATGTTGTGCGGTGCAACCATTGCCTACGCACGCTCCATTCAACAATTAGCAGAAGATTTGCAGATTATTCGTCCCACCATCCTTATTTCTGTGCCGAGAATTTATGAAAGAATCTATGCTGGCATGGAAACAAAACTAGCGGAAGGCTCTGCTATCGCTCGGCTATTATTCAAGTTGGCAGTTAACGTCGGATACAGCCGTTTTGAACACCAACAAAAACGAGCAGGCTGGAAACTATCTCACTTGCTATGGCCACTGCTTGATCGTCTGGTTGCACGTAAACTAATGGATAAGCTGGGTGGGCGCTTATGGCAGGTCATGAGTGGAGGGGCGGCCTTGTCTCCAGAAGTATCGCAAGTTTTTATCGGACTCGGATTGCCCATTTTGCAAGGTTACGGCCTCACCGAAACCAGTCCAGTGGTGTCTGCCAATCGACTAAATGATAACCTTCCTTCCAGTGTTGGATGCCCTGTTCCTGGTGTAGAAGTTAAATTAGGGGAACAGAATGCACTGCTAATTCGTGGTCCAAATGTAATGTTGGGGTATTGGAACAACCCGGAAGCTACCCGCGCTATTTTATCTGATGACGGCTGGCTCAATTCCGGAGATACCGCTCATATTGATCAACAGGGCAGAATTACTATTACCGGCCGATTAAAAGATATTATTGTCACCTCCACTGGTGAAAAAATTCCACCAGCAGACATGGAAGCAGCTATCTTGCGTGACCCAATCTTTGAACAAGTCATGGTTGTCGGTGAAGGCCGCTCTTATTTAAGCGCACTAGTAGTCTTAAGTAAACACGGCTGGGAAAAAATAGCCACTCGTTGTAATGCTAAAAATGATCCAACAACCCTAGTCAATAACGAATATGCTGAAGAAATTGTGCTAGAGAAAATCTCTCAACAGATCAGTGGCTTTCCCGGTTATGCCAAAGTACATCGAGCTTTATTGATCGCTGAACCCTGGACCATAGAAAACGAGATGCTGACCCCCACACTCAAATTAAGACGTAACAAAATTCACGAATATTACCAGGCTGAGATTGATCAATTCTACGCCAGCCGCTAA
- a CDS encoding acyl-coenzyme A dehydrogenase translates to MFEFVLLLFVILLILVVALLGIPFLRRNIISRLALRFFRKLLPQISQTEQEALDAGTVWWEGELFSGKPDWNKLLAYPKPTLTTAEQAFLDGPVEQLCAMLDEWHITHERHDLPPEVWQFIRDNHFFALIIPKEYGGLGFSALAHSEVVMKISSRSNTAAVTVMVPNSLGPAELLLSYGTEEQKNYYLPRLANGTEIPCFALTGPEAGSDAGSIPDVGIVCHAEFNGKPDVLGIRINWEKRYITLGPVATLLGLAFRLHDPDSLLGDEPDLGITLALIPTDTPGISIGRRHFPLNGVFQNGPNSGKDVFIPIDWIIGGKDKVGQGWRMLMNSLSTGRSISLPATSVGAAKLSAWSSGAYGRVRVQFRLPIGYFEGVEEALARIAGNTYMMDAARIMTAGAVDLGEEPSVISAIVKYHLTERSRQAIDDAMDIHGGKGICLGPSNYLARTYQQTPVGITVEGANILTRNMIIFGQGAIRAHPFTLQEISAAWDEDQKRSLQAFDKALTGHALFAIRNTFCSFAFGISQRLIKAIPANVAGETVDYYRQLTRFSTSFVLLADVALLKLGGSLKRRERLSARLGDVLSQLYLCSATLKHFEDDGQPAADLPLLHWSVQDALYHTQQALHEFLLNFPAGRMLRGLLRLLVFPRGLRCQPPSDALSHKIARLILTPGEARDRLTTGMYLPTDPDDPLALLQQAMTCAVACEPIEARLRQAAKDKTLTAHGEEQIQQALAQGIITDEEVALLAKMKILRHRVVMVDDFSPDLQHVNNPGEEASIHTGNN, encoded by the coding sequence ATGTTCGAATTTGTTTTACTCCTATTCGTCATACTGCTTATTCTGGTTGTAGCACTACTGGGCATACCATTTCTACGACGAAATATTATCTCTCGTCTTGCTTTAAGATTTTTCCGCAAACTACTGCCACAAATTTCACAAACTGAACAAGAAGCGCTAGATGCTGGCACAGTTTGGTGGGAAGGGGAATTGTTCAGCGGCAAACCTGATTGGAATAAACTACTAGCTTACCCAAAACCCACTCTTACCACAGCAGAACAAGCATTTCTCGATGGGCCAGTTGAACAACTATGCGCCATGCTGGACGAATGGCACATCACGCACGAGCGACATGATCTTCCCCCTGAAGTCTGGCAATTTATTCGCGATAATCACTTTTTTGCGCTGATTATTCCAAAAGAATATGGTGGACTGGGTTTTTCTGCCTTAGCACATTCTGAAGTTGTGATGAAAATTAGCTCTCGCAGCAACACTGCGGCAGTGACTGTCATGGTTCCCAATTCGCTTGGTCCTGCTGAGCTATTGTTAAGCTACGGGACAGAAGAGCAAAAAAATTATTATCTGCCTCGTCTGGCCAACGGAACCGAAATACCTTGCTTTGCCTTAACCGGGCCAGAAGCAGGTTCAGATGCAGGTTCTATTCCGGATGTTGGTATTGTTTGTCATGCTGAATTTAACGGTAAACCCGATGTATTAGGCATACGCATCAACTGGGAAAAACGCTATATCACGCTGGGACCAGTGGCCACCCTACTAGGACTTGCTTTCAGGCTACATGATCCTGATAGCCTCCTAGGCGATGAACCAGATCTTGGCATTACACTAGCTCTGATTCCAACGGATACACCTGGTATTAGCATTGGTCGTCGCCATTTTCCACTGAACGGCGTGTTCCAAAACGGCCCTAATAGCGGAAAAGATGTTTTCATTCCCATCGATTGGATTATTGGTGGAAAAGATAAAGTGGGACAAGGTTGGCGCATGTTGATGAATAGCTTATCGACTGGTCGTTCGATTTCTTTGCCTGCTACCAGCGTGGGTGCAGCCAAACTGTCTGCCTGGAGTAGCGGCGCATATGGTCGGGTGCGTGTACAGTTTAGATTACCCATTGGTTATTTCGAAGGAGTAGAAGAAGCATTAGCACGCATTGCGGGCAACACTTACATGATGGATGCAGCGCGCATTATGACAGCTGGTGCAGTTGATCTAGGCGAAGAACCTTCTGTCATCTCAGCTATTGTCAAATATCATCTGACCGAACGTAGCCGCCAAGCCATTGATGACGCTATGGATATTCATGGTGGCAAGGGAATTTGCCTGGGCCCTTCCAACTACCTCGCCAGAACGTATCAGCAAACTCCCGTTGGCATTACGGTAGAAGGCGCTAATATTTTGACACGCAACATGATTATCTTTGGGCAGGGAGCTATCCGTGCCCATCCGTTCACCTTGCAAGAAATTAGCGCCGCCTGGGATGAAGACCAAAAACGCAGCTTACAGGCATTTGATAAAGCATTAACTGGGCATGCTCTTTTTGCTATTCGCAACACCTTTTGCAGTTTTGCATTTGGCATCAGCCAACGCCTCATCAAAGCCATTCCAGCAAACGTTGCCGGCGAAACCGTAGATTATTACCGACAATTAACACGCTTCTCCACCTCTTTTGTGTTACTGGCTGATGTTGCCCTACTGAAATTAGGTGGATCGCTTAAACGACGCGAACGGCTTTCTGCTCGTTTAGGTGATGTGCTCAGTCAGCTATATCTGTGTTCAGCGACGCTCAAACATTTTGAAGATGATGGTCAACCTGCGGCTGATTTACCGCTTTTGCATTGGTCAGTACAAGATGCACTGTACCACACTCAACAGGCACTTCATGAATTTCTGCTGAACTTTCCGGCTGGCAGGATGCTGCGCGGCTTATTGCGGCTGTTAGTTTTTCCACGTGGCTTGCGTTGTCAACCCCCTTCCGATGCCCTCTCACATAAAATTGCGCGTCTGATTCTAACGCCGGGAGAGGCACGAGATCGTTTGACAACTGGCATGTATTTGCCAACAGATCCGGATGATCCACTTGCACTACTACAGCAAGCCATGACCTGCGCAGTTGCTTGCGAGCCGATCGAAGCCAGATTACGACAAGCGGCTAAAGATAAAACACTCACCGCTCATGGTGAGGAACAAATCCAGCAAGCGTTAGCGCAAGGTATTATCACTGATGAAGAAGTTGCTTTGCTCGCAAAAATGAAAATATTGCGGCATCGTGTCGTGATGGTGGATGATTTTTCCCCTGACTTGCAACATGTCAATAACCCAGGCGAAGAAGCATCTATTCACACGGGCAACAATTAA
- a CDS encoding HTH-type transcriptional regulator DmlR, with translation MDRFENMDTFVHIVETGGISAAAERMDIAKSVVSRRLKELEAHLGVQLFRRTTRKMNLTDSGRAFYEQAVRILADIIEAEQAVSHSHGALKGNLKLALPLSFGLMHLGPAIQEFLHAHPAIKFDLDFDDRQVDLLTEGFDLAIRIAHLPDSSLIARRIAPIQLVMCASPTYLQQMGAPQTPAELSKHRCLAYSLISNSDNWNLYDATEQLTRVRITSYLKASNGEFLRDAAVDGLGIVLLPTFIVHQEIEQGMLQPLLTKYHCAQLTAYAVYPQTRHLSRRVRIFVDFLCDRFAVMPYWDTCLNSLSGTQNF, from the coding sequence ATGGATCGATTTGAAAATATGGATACCTTCGTACATATTGTGGAAACGGGGGGTATCAGTGCAGCAGCAGAGCGGATGGATATTGCAAAATCGGTGGTGAGCCGGCGATTAAAAGAATTAGAAGCGCATTTGGGCGTACAGCTATTTCGTCGTACAACACGCAAAATGAATTTGACTGATAGTGGACGTGCTTTTTATGAGCAGGCTGTTCGCATCTTGGCGGACATTATTGAGGCAGAGCAAGCCGTATCGCATTCGCATGGTGCGCTGAAAGGTAATTTGAAGCTAGCGCTGCCACTCAGTTTTGGTTTGATGCATTTAGGGCCGGCTATTCAGGAGTTTTTACACGCCCATCCGGCAATTAAATTTGATCTGGATTTTGATGACCGCCAGGTGGATTTATTAACAGAAGGATTTGATCTTGCTATTCGTATTGCGCATTTGCCTGATTCCAGTTTGATTGCGCGTCGCATTGCTCCTATTCAGCTGGTGATGTGTGCTAGCCCAACCTATCTGCAGCAAATGGGAGCCCCACAAACACCAGCAGAACTGAGTAAGCACCGTTGCCTAGCGTATAGCCTAATCAGCAATAGCGACAACTGGAATTTGTATGATGCTACGGAGCAATTGACTAGAGTCAGAATCACATCTTATCTCAAGGCTAGTAATGGTGAGTTTTTGCGTGATGCTGCAGTGGATGGATTAGGAATTGTTTTACTGCCTACTTTTATTGTTCACCAGGAAATTGAACAAGGTATGCTGCAGCCGCTACTGACAAAATATCATTGTGCACAGCTGACAGCTTATGCCGTATATCCACAAACACGTCATCTTTCACGGCGTGTGAGAATCTTTGTTGATTTTCTGTGTGACCGATTTGCAGTGATGCCCTACTGGGATACCTGTTTGAATAGTTTGAGTGGCACTCAAAATTTCTGA
- a CDS encoding propane 2-monooxygenase, reductase component gives MPTTYDVKLLQKKEVAEGTLEFTLEKPAGFEYRAGQYGDLVLPPSTGLDDSNNKHGFSFVSAPFEDTLRMATRMRDSRYKKAAAQVPEGTMVQLLALWGDFTLQKNETIPAVFIIGGIGITPVHSIIAQATHDKTNHKITLIYANRTRAQAAYTEDFERMAAENKNFTFVAVYTATQGHVNGELIKQHVPDIVTPRYYLSGPEGMVKAMRTLLIEIGADEDNIKTEEFDGY, from the coding sequence ATGCCTACTACTTATGACGTCAAGCTGTTACAAAAAAAAGAAGTTGCCGAAGGTACCTTGGAATTCACCCTGGAAAAACCAGCCGGCTTTGAATACCGCGCGGGACAATATGGTGATTTAGTATTACCGCCTTCTACAGGATTGGATGATAGCAACAACAAACATGGTTTCTCGTTTGTAAGTGCACCATTTGAGGATACCTTGCGTATGGCCACACGCATGCGCGATTCCCGTTACAAAAAAGCTGCCGCTCAAGTGCCAGAAGGCACTATGGTACAACTACTTGCACTGTGGGGAGATTTCACACTACAAAAAAACGAAACAATACCAGCGGTATTCATCATTGGGGGAATCGGCATTACGCCTGTGCACAGCATCATCGCACAAGCAACACATGATAAAACCAATCACAAAATCACACTGATTTACGCGAACCGCACCCGAGCACAAGCTGCGTACACAGAAGATTTTGAACGAATGGCTGCTGAAAACAAAAATTTCACCTTTGTAGCGGTATATACCGCTACTCAAGGCCACGTTAATGGCGAACTCATCAAGCAACACGTACCTGATATTGTGACGCCACGCTATTACTTATCTGGCCCGGAAGGAATGGTCAAAGCTATGCGTACTTTATTAATTGAAATCGGGGCGGACGAGGACAATATTAAGACAGAAGAATTTGATGGCTATTAA